The Gossypium arboreum isolate Shixiya-1 chromosome 4, ASM2569848v2, whole genome shotgun sequence DNA segment TTTAGGATTCTGTAGTTCCTCTTTCTTCCAGTTTCCGTTAACTGGAAGAGGGGCTGAGAGCATGAGTTGGATTGAATCACTTCAATTTGCAAATTCTTGTTATACTTGCAATCTTTGTAGTTGATTGTTGTGCTATCTATTTTCCAATCTGTAGACGCGTTGTGATGCTTTATGATTTTCCTTCATTGCTTCAGCTTGATGCTATAGATGATGAATATTATTAATCTGTTTCAGATCTGAAATTGATCTTTTGACAAGTTTACTGCGTTCAAGAACAGTTGATATTACTGGTGTTAATGAAGAAAAGAAGTCTGAAATGATCCCAGTGGTATCACATGACAAGAAAGAAGATTTTCTGGAGACCCCAGTTAGAGAAAATGGCACTGAGAACCATCTTATTTCAACACCTGTTGCCAGATCAACTGTAAGGAAAAGCTTCTTTCCTTCATTTTGCTTTTTAGTTGACATACCCTCAAATGTTCTTTACTCtgcataattttaattttataaactctcacacacacacacacacacacaaaaaaaaaaaaactcacatGGTTATGCAGGTTCCTGATGAGGATGTTGCTTCACCTGCTGAGCTTGCAAAAGCTTACATGGGTAGTAGGCCTTCAAAGGTATCCACATCAATGCATGGATTACAAAATCAAGTGCCTAGGAGAGATTTATCTTCACCGAGCAATAGAATCTTCCCTTCTAAGTCTTCCATGATGTCACTTGTGCCAAGATCTTCTGGCCATGTTGGGAGTCCTGGAAACAGTTTCATGACCCCAAGATCACGGGGCAGGTCTGCGATATATAGTATGGCACGAACACCTTATTCCAGAGTTAACTCATCAACTCTCATCAAGGTTGATGCGCTTGACAATCTTCTCCCTTGTATTTTTGCTTGTTTATCATTTGTCTTATTCTAGTTGTTTACTCATTCCGTAGAGTGCTGGCACTGATAATGATGCTTTTGGTGGACCTTTATTGTCATCTCAGGGTACATGGGAGCACAATAGAATTTCTGGCTCCGGGCAGGGGGTACTGATTCAGGATCCTATCTCTCTTTCAGGATTTCTCTATCTATAGAATTATCATTAAATGGATATGTTTCTTTCCTTCTCAGGTTTTGAAGCGCAGGAGTTCAGTATTAGACAATGATATAGGATCAGTTGGCCCAATTCGGCGGATTCGTCAAAAATCAAATCTCTTTTCTTCAAGAAACTTGACTTTACCTGCTTCTGCTGCCCCTCTATCTGTGCATGTGGTTGGCACTAGTTCAGCTGGTTTAGATACTCTAGCTGAGACTGGGGGTAACAGCAGTCCTGGCATAAGTTTTACCACTGTTCCATCCAAGTCCAGTCAGATGGCTTCAAAAATATTCCAGCAACTGGAAATGTTGGTCTCCCCAGGGGAAAAATCACCCTCTATGTTGTCACCATCTATGCTACGTGGGCAGGCTCGTAAAAACCTTTCGAATGTAGATTCTTCAAAATTTCTGGAGAACGTGCATGATTCAAGTAAGGTGAGTGGTTCTCGCATTGTATTGACTGATTTTCAAGACTCCGTGTCTAACAAGCATGATAAGGTTAAAAAAAATGTCTCAACGTTGGTTTCTCTCCCTGACAAGCAAGTTCCTGCAGTAAATGGTGTAGATAGTAATAGTTTAATGAAGGATAATAGGCCTAGTGTTAGAGCTGCTGATTCCAGTGGTATCAAGTCTGTCATACAGTTATCTCAGGAAAAGAGTCAGGCTTTTCAGATGAGTGCACATGAGGTATGTGGTAATTGGTAAACGGATAATATTTGTCATGTCATATTCTgctatgagtttttggtgataTTAGAGCAATTGTTTATAATCAAAATTCCTTAGTTTGCATATCAAGtgctatatattttatttaaaagtccaaatgATAAGGATCTATCATGCTTACTTGCTACATTCATGAGTTATAGATTTAAGGGAATACCAGCTTTGATTGATAACACTTTACCCTTGCATTGATACTTACCTCATAAAGGACCTATGATTAATAATATATGGAACTTGTCTTAAGCCTCTATAAATTAGTAGGATTTCTGTCTTATTTTATAACTAAAATTGTCCCCTTAAATACAAGTTAGATAGTATTTTATTCTTGTAGAATAAGAAACTAAAATTAAGGATTTTAGTTGTAATAAAATACTtgctaaataaattttaattaggaATATTACTAAAACCAACATGTTTGTCTTCTTTCATTTTTAACGCTTTTGATTTCTTGGCAAAGGCAACCAAAGCATTACTTCTGATTAAGAGAGCATGATTAGAAGCTTCACTGTTTTGTTCTGTTTTTTCCTTTTTGGTTCCTATGCTGTTTTGGTTAATGCTTATGGTCTCTGTCACAGGATTATCTGGATCTGGATGATGGTGACTATTCTATTGGAGCCACACCTGCTAGATTTGGTGAATGGAGGGAAAGGGCAGATAATTCTGTTAACGGAAGTAAGCGTGCTGCTCCTGAAACTGTCGTAGAGAAGCCTTCTATATTTTCTGAAGTTATGCCTATATCAGGTGCTGCAGTCAATCGAAATCCTGGAATGAGAACATCTAATGGATCTCCAGTTGTTGAAAAGAATTCCAGTATTACTTTTCCAGTAGTACAGGTGGCCAACTCATCTGTGCAGTCAGCGTTTTTGGGATCTCAGTCAACTCAAGCAGCCAAAGAAGATGCTTTCTCTACAGTATCAAATGCTTCTCCTATGGTTAGCATTGTGGAGAAAGTTGCACCAGTGCCGTCAGATGCTGCTGTTACCACATTTGGCTTTGCCTCTAGAAATGTTGGTGAGGTTTTATCTATTACTGGATCTTCAGGTGTTAAGCTTGCCAAAAGTTCAGACCAAGAACTAGATTACTCAAGCAGGTTGGTGTATATCTGTTAATCAATTTCTCTTGTTTGGAAGGCTTTTTACTTGGGTCTTCTCttcccctttctttctttctttctttctttctatacCTCCAATGTAGGATTGTTTATAGGATTACTAATAGTGGGTCAAATGTCTTAGACTATTGGTTAGTTGATTGGAAGGGAGTAAAAGAATTAGAATTACCCTACCATGTTCGGGTTTCTTATAACAGGATGGGAGGGGATTTAGGGGTGAATCTAACCTTTTCTCTTTAATTCCTgtcatttttaactttttaattagATGTATCTTTACTAGTAAGAAAGGAGATGGTGTCAAACTCTCTACTTCTCAGTATTTAAGTATTCAACAATAGACATGGGATCATTAGGAAACCATGCATATTGGCCAACAAAAATAATTGGGTGTTTTGTAGATTAACTGAACCACTCTTTAGAGTTCCTTATTATAATTATTTGTCACTAGTCACTTGCCCCTTTCATTTTgctaacaatctcaaaaatgctTCTTCTCAATACTATGATTGATCAATGTATATGGTTTCTTGTATGTTATTCTTTAAAACTTTGCTGCTTTATATTCTATAGCCAGATGTTGTTTGGTATCTCTAGTCACTTCCCCTCTTTCTCTCTGCTAATAATCACAAAatgcaccttctcaataagttgATTTATCAGTATATAGATGTCTGTGTGCCTGTGCGTATGTGATGTCCCTTAAATAATATTCTTTAAATGCTTTGTTGCTTTATGTTCAGCTT contains these protein-coding regions:
- the LOC108460259 gene encoding nuclear pore complex protein NUP1-like isoform X9, with protein sequence MIPVVSHDKKEDFLETPVRENGTENHLISTPVARSTVPDEDVASPAELAKAYMGSRPSKVSTSMHGLQNQVPRRDLSSPSNRIFPSKSSMMSLVPRSSGHVGSPGNSFMTPRSRGRSAIYSMARTPYSRVNSSTLIKSAGTDNDAFGGPLLSSQGTWEHNRISGSGQGVLKRRSSVLDNDIGSVGPIRRIRQKSNLFSSRNLTLPASAAPLSVHVVGTSSAGLDTLAETGGNSSPGISFTTVPSKSSQMASKIFQQLEMLVSPGEKSPSMLSPSMLRGQARKNLSNVDSSKFLENVHDSSKVSGSRIVLTDFQDSVSNKHDKVKKNVSTLVSLPDKQVPAVNGVDSNSLMKDNRPSVRAADSSGIKSVIQLSQEKSQAFQMSAHEDYLDLDDGDYSIGATPARFGEWRERADNSVNGSKRAAPETVVEKPSIFSEVMPISGAAVNRNPGMRTSNGSPVVEKNSSITFPVVQVANSSVQSAFLGSQSTQAAKEDAFSTVSNASPMVSIVEKVAPVPSDAAVTTFGFASRNVGEVLSITGSSGVKLAKSSDQELDYSSSFATTAPGVTNHLSEKTDRGSTMNGIFRTPETALTSAVSTSNFKFGASADGSAVNNGSFSSSSFSFSSPVASLVPINGRSSSSATATNNDSPATATTSASATVNPTICHTSIPSVGTSIPSFTASPVFKFSSSGDPSTSGEATKSKTQDTSLGNVGIFPSSSTFAFTCSGSSAVSSTTGTTAVFTSSGNSSFSGTSSTITNSGSGFFSSTFTTVMGTGSSIFGSSYSTISTGSSIFGGTSLPVAGTGNSTFSTKSAITGSGSNIFGFGAPAAPTSTALTQGLNPFNAADNQGSAAGTGIGSSTHSTPIQFSSSASSPSFGLAGNATFSSGSSIFGSSASVAKPFSSGASFGISSSSLETNSLSSSSGIAGGAFGSNWQAPKTPTFGSSSGFSFGSSTSVSAPSIAPTIFGLSTGASSSSIFSFTSAAAATPSQPVFGNTSPGLVFGSTPSSNNDQMEDSMAEDTVQASPTVVTFSQQPISSPASGFVFGASNPSGAGSVQFGGQTSIGAPQNPSPFLASGSVEFGAGGSFSLGTGGSDKSARKFVKVRKQRRDKSS